From the Desulforhopalus sp. genome, one window contains:
- a CDS encoding universal stress protein: MSVQKRKILVAVDGSEQSLDALRYVSATVPPSRVEIVVYQVMSKVPEVFWDLGNDPAWQEKIESLRAWEQQQEAIANTFMDNAKILFQEAGFNQSAIVTQIGRQKEGIARDIVALARQGYDVVVLGRGKASAEEGTPLGSVASKVLGAASTFSLWLIGGKPNSNKVLIAMDSSDGGQKAVDHSADLLNHNNNSMTLFHAIRGINISTEGMEDIFPEAYRQQLLRDAESKIQPALQLAKEHLEKMNIAPSRVSSKIITSVKSRAAAIVQEARQNGYGTIVVGRRGMTKVAEFSMGRVTNKLTQMARTEALCIVV; the protein is encoded by the coding sequence ATGAGTGTACAGAAAAGAAAAATACTCGTAGCTGTCGATGGATCGGAACAATCCTTGGACGCGCTTCGTTATGTTTCTGCGACAGTCCCCCCCAGCAGAGTGGAAATCGTTGTTTACCAGGTCATGAGTAAGGTGCCTGAGGTTTTTTGGGATCTCGGCAATGATCCAGCCTGGCAGGAAAAGATAGAGTCACTACGTGCCTGGGAACAACAACAGGAGGCCATCGCCAACACCTTCATGGACAACGCCAAGATTCTCTTCCAGGAGGCCGGATTTAACCAGTCGGCAATTGTCACCCAAATCGGCAGGCAAAAAGAGGGCATCGCCCGGGATATCGTCGCCCTGGCCCGGCAAGGATATGATGTCGTGGTACTCGGCCGCGGTAAGGCGAGCGCCGAAGAAGGCACCCCCCTTGGTAGTGTCGCCAGTAAGGTCCTCGGTGCCGCCAGCACCTTTTCCCTGTGGCTGATTGGCGGTAAGCCCAACTCGAACAAGGTTCTGATCGCCATGGATTCCTCGGATGGCGGGCAAAAGGCGGTTGATCACAGCGCCGATCTGCTCAACCACAACAACAACTCCATGACCCTTTTCCATGCAATCCGGGGCATTAATATCTCCACTGAGGGAATGGAGGATATCTTTCCCGAGGCCTATCGCCAGCAACTGCTGCGTGATGCCGAAAGCAAGATTCAACCGGCCCTGCAACTCGCCAAGGAGCACCTTGAGAAAATGAACATTGCCCCATCCAGGGTCTCCAGCAAGATCATCACCTCGGTAAAAAGCCGGGCGGCCGCCATAGTCCAGGAGGCCCGACAAAATGGCTACGGGACGATCGTTGTTGGACGACGTGGCATGACCAAGGTCGCCGAATTTTCCATGGGCAGGGTCACCAATAAGCTGACCCAGATGGCACGGACAGAGGCACTGTGCATTGTTGTTTGA